From the genome of Pseudomonas putida:
CCGTCGACCGGCTGGCCGTCCTTGAACAGCACCACGGTAGGCAGGCTGCGGATGCCGAACTGGGCAACCACCTGTTGCTCGACGTCACAGTTGACCTTGGCCAGCAGCAGTTCGCCCTGGTAACCCTCGGTGATCTTCGCCAGCAATGGCATCAGCGCCTTGCACGGCGCACACCATTCGGCCCAGAAGTCGACGAGCACGGGTTTGTGGAACGAGTTCTCGATGACCGCTTGCTGGAAGTTGGCATCGGTGGCGTCGAAAATGTACGGGACTTCTTCGCTATAGGGAGCTTGGCTCATCATGACTCTCGCAAATCCGTGAATGGCACCACTATAAAGGCTCGCGGCTGGCGTGGTACAGGCTGACCCTGCGGAATTCGTGCGGTTCGGCGAGGTCCGGCAGGGTCAGGGCATCGAGCGTACCCAGTTGCCGGTACAGCGGATGGCTGAAGTCGCGTACCCGTGAGTCCGCCACCAGTGCCTGCCGGCCACGGCCGAGGAAGGCATCGAGCAGCGGCAGGTTGGCGCGATCGTAGAGCACGTCGGCCACCAGGATCAGGTCGAAGCGGTCGGCTTCGCTGAAGAAATCGCTGCTATAGCCAAGGGTCACGCCATTGAGCGCGGCATTCGCCTGGCAGGCCTGCAGGGCCAAGGGATCGAGGTCGCAGGCCACCACTTCGAGGGCACCAGCGCGGGCGGCGGCGATGCCGGCAATGCCGGAGCCGGCGCCGAAGTCCAGCACGCGCTTGCCCTGCACCCAGTGCGGATGCTCGGCCAGGTAGCGCGCCATGGCCAGGCCGCTGGCCCAGCAGAAGCACCAGTAGGGCGGCTCTTCGAGGATGCGTCGGGTTTCTTCGCTGCTGAAGGCGCGGTCCATGTTCTGGTCGTCGATCAACCACAGTTTCAACGGGCTCGCGGGTAGCTCACTGACCACCAGGCGCGCTTCGCCGATCAGGCCGGTGAGGGCCTGTTGCAGGGCGCTTGGGACCATTATGGGGCTTTCTCGAAACGCAGCGGGCCAGTGGCCTGGGTCTGGGCCTGGGTGATGCGCAGCGGTGGCAAATGCAGGATCAACTGGCCAGAGCGGCTGGCGCGACCGCGCAGTTCGACACGGGCCCCGGCCGGGAAGGCCTCGGGATTGAAGCGCAGGTGATAGGGCAGGGCCTGGCCGGTACCGGTCAGGTTGCTGCTGGCCAGCAGGCGCTGCGGGCGGTCGCGCTCGTCGATCACCAGCAGGGCCAATTCGACGTCGGCGCCGGCCGGGATCTCCAGCAAGGTGCCGCTCAGTTCGCGCTGGTAGGCGGGCAGCGGGCCCAAAGGGTCGGCTTTTTTCGCCACCTTGGCGGGGGTGGGCGCCGGGGCCTGGTCGGGCTTTGGCTGGTCGCTGCCGCAGGCGGCGAGGAGGCCGGAAAGGCACAGCACGACGAGCGCGCGAAGCTGCATGGGGTCATCCTTCATGGGCAGATTTATCTGGATGGTAAACCCTTTGTCTTGTCTTGCCAGTGCAATGCGCTACCATGGCCCTCCCTTTTTTTGTTGCCTGCCACCATGCACTGTCCATTTTGCGGTGCCAACGACACCAAGGTCATCGATTCGCGCCTGGTCGCCGAAGGCGAACAAGTGCGCCGCCGCCGCGAATGCGTCGCCTGCGGCGAGCGCTTCACCACCTTCGAAACCGCCGAGCTGGTGCTGCCCCGGCTGATCAAGCAGGACGGCACGCGCCAGCCCTTCGATGAAGAGAAGCTGCGCGCCGGGATGCAGCGGGCCCTGGAAAAGCGCCCGGTCAGCGTCGAACGCCTGGAGGCGGCGCTGGCGCACATCAAGAGCCGCCTGCGCGCCACCGGCGAGCGCGAGGTCAAGTCGCTGGTGGTAGGCGAGATGGTCATGGCCGAGCTGCGCAAGCTCGACGAAGTCGCCTATATCCGCTTCGCCTCGGTGTACCGCAGCTTCCGCGACCTCGACGAATTCCGCGAAGAAATCGACCGTCTGGCCCGCGAGCCGGCCAAAGAGTGAGCATGCCCAGCCAGACCGCGATCCTCGACGCCCACTACATGGCCCGCGCACTGGAGCTGGCGCGCAAGGGTGTCTACACCACCCAACCCAACCCCCGCGTAGGCTGCGTGATCGTGCGCGACGGCGAGGTGGTCGGCGAGGGCTGGCACGTGCGCGCCGGCGAGCCGCATGCCGAGGTGCATGCCCTGCGCCAGGCGGGTGAGCGCGCACGCGGTGCCTGCGCCTACGTCACCCTCGAGCCGTGCAGCCACCATGGTCGCACCCCGCCGTGCGCCGAGGCGCTGGTCAAGGCCGGCGTGGCGCGGGTGGTGGCGGCCATGCAGGACCCCAACCCGCAGGTGGCAGGCACTGGCCTGCGACGCCTGGCCGAGGCGGGTATCGAGGTCGCCAGCGGTGTGCTCGAGGCCGACGCCCGGGCGCTCAACCCTGGCTTTCTCAAACGCATGGAGCATGGGCTGCCGTTCGTGCGCGCCAAGCTGGCGATGAGCCTGGACGGCCGCACCGCCATGGCCAGCGGCGAAAGCCAGTGGATCACCGGCCCGGCTGCCCGCTCGGCGGTGCAACGCCTGCGCGCCCGCGCCAGCGTGGTGCTGACCAGCGCCGCCAGCGTGCTGGCCGACAACGCGCGGATGACCGTGCGTGGCGCCGAGCTTGGCCTGGATGCCGAAACCACCGCGCTGGCACTGAGCCGCACGCCACTGCGCGTGCTGGTCGATGGCCGCCTGCGCCTGCCGCTCGATGCGCCGTTCTTCCAGGCCGGCCCGGCCCTGGTGGTCACCGCCCAGGCGCCGGACGCGCGGTATGCCGAGGCCGGCCACGAACTGCTCAGCCTGCCCGGCGGCGATGGCCAGGTCGACCTGCCCGCGTTGCTGCGCGCCCTGGCCGCCCGTGGCGTCAACGACATCCTGCTCGAGGCGGGCGCCGGCCTGGTCGGCGCCTTCGCCCGGCAGGGGTTGATCGACGAATACCAGCTGTTCGTCGCCGGCACCTTCCTCGGCTCCCAAGCCCGGCCGCTGCTGGATTGGCCGCTGAGCCAGATGAGCGAGGCGCCCCGGCTGAAAATCATCGAAATGCGCGCAGTGGGCGATGACTGGCGGGTCACGGCCATCCCGCTGCCAGCGCCCGGCGTATAATGCCGGGCTTGCCCCGCGCAACCGTTCCTGAGGAAGCACCATGTTCACCGGCATCATCGAATCCATCGGCACCATCCGCAGCCTGACCCCCAAGGGCGGCGACGTGCGCGTCTACGTCGAGACCGGCAAGCTCGACCTGGGTGACGTCAAGCTCGGCGACAGCATCGCGGTCAACGGCGTGTGCCTGACCGCCGTCGAACTGCCAGGCGATGGCTTCTGGGCCGACGTCAGCGTCGAGACCCTCAAGCGCACCGCCTTCATCGA
Proteins encoded in this window:
- the ribD gene encoding bifunctional diaminohydroxyphosphoribosylaminopyrimidine deaminase/5-amino-6-(5-phosphoribosylamino)uracil reductase RibD; this encodes MPSQTAILDAHYMARALELARKGVYTTQPNPRVGCVIVRDGEVVGEGWHVRAGEPHAEVHALRQAGERARGACAYVTLEPCSHHGRTPPCAEALVKAGVARVVAAMQDPNPQVAGTGLRRLAEAGIEVASGVLEADARALNPGFLKRMEHGLPFVRAKLAMSLDGRTAMASGESQWITGPAARSAVQRLRARASVVLTSAASVLADNARMTVRGAELGLDAETTALALSRTPLRVLVDGRLRLPLDAPFFQAGPALVVTAQAPDARYAEAGHELLSLPGGDGQVDLPALLRALAARGVNDILLEAGAGLVGAFARQGLIDEYQLFVAGTFLGSQARPLLDWPLSQMSEAPRLKIIEMRAVGDDWRVTAIPLPAPGV
- the nrdR gene encoding transcriptional regulator NrdR, which translates into the protein MHCPFCGANDTKVIDSRLVAEGEQVRRRRECVACGERFTTFETAELVLPRLIKQDGTRQPFDEEKLRAGMQRALEKRPVSVERLEAALAHIKSRLRATGEREVKSLVVGEMVMAELRKLDEVAYIRFASVYRSFRDLDEFREEIDRLAREPAKE
- a CDS encoding YbaY family lipoprotein, with translation MQLRALVVLCLSGLLAACGSDQPKPDQAPAPTPAKVAKKADPLGPLPAYQRELSGTLLEIPAGADVELALLVIDERDRPQRLLASSNLTGTGQALPYHLRFNPEAFPAGARVELRGRASRSGQLILHLPPLRITQAQTQATGPLRFEKAP
- a CDS encoding class I SAM-dependent methyltransferase, which produces MVPSALQQALTGLIGEARLVVSELPASPLKLWLIDDQNMDRAFSSEETRRILEEPPYWCFCWASGLAMARYLAEHPHWVQGKRVLDFGAGSGIAGIAAARAGALEVVACDLDPLALQACQANAALNGVTLGYSSDFFSEADRFDLILVADVLYDRANLPLLDAFLGRGRQALVADSRVRDFSHPLYRQLGTLDALTLPDLAEPHEFRRVSLYHASREPL